Part of the Chitinivibrionales bacterium genome is shown below.
TATGTCAAAGCGATAAAGCTTCTCAGTGTTGCCGGAGCCTACTGGCGAGGTGATGAAAACAACAAGATGCTACAGCGGATTTACGGCGTCTCTTTTCCAAAAAAGTCCATGCTCGATGAGCATCTCCGGTTGCTTGAAGAGGCCCTGAAACGGGATCACCGAAAACTGGGAAAAGAACTCGAACTCTTTTCGTTTCATACCGAAGGTGCCGGGTTTCCATTCTGGCATCCCAAAGGCATGGTACTCTACAATACAATATTAGATTATTGCCGGAAAGAGCATATCAAGGCCGGCTATCAGGAAATTAAGACACCGATTATTCTCAATGAAGAATTATGGCGCAAAAGCGGGCATTGGGATAAATACCGCGACAACATGTATTTCACCGAGATCGACGATATCATGCATGCGGTGAAGCCCATGAATTGTCCGGGCGGTCTGCTCATATATAAAAGTCAGGCCCACTCCTACCGTGAGTTTCCCATGAAAATCTGTGAATTCGGCCTGGTCCACCGTCATGAAAAAGCCGGTGTACTTCACGGCCTTTTCAGGGTACGCAACTTTACCCAGGATGATGCTCATATTTTCTGTCTTCCCGATCAGATTGAAGATCAGATTGAGGAAGTCATCAACTTTATCATGAAAATTTATCGGGTTTTCAGTTTCAACGATTATAAAATCGAGTTGTCGACCAAACCCGAAAAGTATATCGGCTCCGATGAGATATGGGAGAAAGCCGAAGCCGCGCTTGGATCGGTACTGAAAAAGATGAACATCGATTACCAGTTGAATCCCGGGGACGGCGCCTTTTACGGGCCTAAAATCGACTTCCATATTAAAGATTGTCTTAATCGTACCTGGCAGTGCGGAACTGTGCAGCTCGATTTCAGTATGCCCGAACGGTTCGATCTGGAATACACCGCCCCTGACGGCTCAAAACAGCGTCCGGTGATGATCCATCGTGCGCTTTTAGGGTCAATGGAGCGGTTTATCGGAATTCTTCTCGAACATAGCGGTGGCTCGTTGCCGGTCTGGCTTTCGCCGGTCCAGGTGGCGGTCATCCCGGTTTCCGAACGGTTCTCCGAATACAGCAACGCTGTCTTTGAAAAACTCAGGAATGCTGATATCCGGGTGGAGGTGGATGACAGATCAGAAAAAGTCGGCTATAAAATCCGTGCGGCTGAAGTCCGGAAAATACCCTACATGGCTGTTGTTGGTGAACGGGAAGAACAGTCACAATCCATTTCCCTTCGCGCCCATGGAGAGGGAGATAAGGGAGCGATGTCGCTTGATGATTTTATTCAGAAAATAAAGACTGAAGAAGTCGAAAAGAAGTAATCATATTATCATGTACTGAAGGAGGTTTTTATTCAAAAACGCAAATTCTTTGCCAAAAAAGAAGATGAAACCCGTATCAACCACAGGGTACGTGCATCTCAAGTCCGACTGATCAGCGAAAGCGGCGAACAGGTGGGAGTTGTCCCAACATCGCAGGCGCTTCAACGGGCACTGGATGTCGAGTTAGATCTTGTCGAAATTGCACCGAATGCCAATCCACCAGTATGCAAGATCATGGACTACGGCAAATTCAAATATGAAAAATCCAAAAAGGCCAAAGAAGCGAAAAAGAAACAGCACGTTGTTCATCTCAAAGAAATCAAGCTGCATCCTAAAACAGACGACCACGATTTCAACTTCAAAAAGGACCATGCACGCAAGTTTCTCATGCGAGGTGACAGAGTCAAAGTAACGGTTGTCTTCAGAGGACGGGAGATAACCCATAAAGAATTTGGCCAGCGAATACTTACCAGTATGACCGAAGATCTTGATGATATCGCTATTGTCGAACAGAATGCCAAGATGGAAGGTCGTAATATGGTCTCGATTTTTGTGCCGGATAAAGCAAAAATCAAAGATTTAAAGCGCAAGATGGAACAGGATGCGAAACGAAAAAAAGAAGCAGAACCCGAACAATAACACGCATTTTATATTAACAAGAGGACGGTATCATGCCAAAGATGAAAACACGCAGTGCAGTGAAAAAGCGTTTTTCCACCACTGCAAGTGGGAAAGTAAAGCATAAGGATGCTTATAAAAGCCATTTGTTAGGAAAAAAATCAACAAAGAGAAAACGGAATCTTCGAAAAGACGACGTAATCGAAAATAAAGCCCAGGAAAAACGTATCAAGCGTATGCTTGGAGAATAACACTACACTGCTTCAAGTAGTCACACGTTAAGGAGTATAACAATGCCACGAGCAAAAACCCGCGTATCATCACGCAACAGACGCAAAAAAATTATCAAAGCCGCAAAAGGATATTTCGGTAAACGGAAAAGCTGTATACGAACTGCCAAGGATGCGGTTATCCGGGCCGGTTCCTATGCCTATACCGGCAGAAAACAGAAAAAACGGAATTTCCGGTCCCTGTGGATCATGCGTATCAACGCAGCAGCCCGTCAA
Proteins encoded:
- the thrS gene encoding threonine--tRNA ligase, whose translation is YVKAIKLLSVAGAYWRGDENNKMLQRIYGVSFPKKSMLDEHLRLLEEALKRDHRKLGKELELFSFHTEGAGFPFWHPKGMVLYNTILDYCRKEHIKAGYQEIKTPIILNEELWRKSGHWDKYRDNMYFTEIDDIMHAVKPMNCPGGLLIYKSQAHSYREFPMKICEFGLVHRHEKAGVLHGLFRVRNFTQDDAHIFCLPDQIEDQIEEVINFIMKIYRVFSFNDYKIELSTKPEKYIGSDEIWEKAEAALGSVLKKMNIDYQLNPGDGAFYGPKIDFHIKDCLNRTWQCGTVQLDFSMPERFDLEYTAPDGSKQRPVMIHRALLGSMERFIGILLEHSGGSLPVWLSPVQVAVIPVSERFSEYSNAVFEKLRNADIRVEVDDRSEKVGYKIRAAEVRKIPYMAVVGEREEQSQSISLRAHGEGDKGAMSLDDFIQKIKTEEVEKK
- a CDS encoding translation initiation factor IF-3: MQKRKFFAKKEDETRINHRVRASQVRLISESGEQVGVVPTSQALQRALDVELDLVEIAPNANPPVCKIMDYGKFKYEKSKKAKEAKKKQHVVHLKEIKLHPKTDDHDFNFKKDHARKFLMRGDRVKVTVVFRGREITHKEFGQRILTSMTEDLDDIAIVEQNAKMEGRNMVSIFVPDKAKIKDLKRKMEQDAKRKKEAEPEQ
- the rpmI gene encoding 50S ribosomal protein L35, whose amino-acid sequence is MPKMKTRSAVKKRFSTTASGKVKHKDAYKSHLLGKKSTKRKRNLRKDDVIENKAQEKRIKRMLGE
- the rplT gene encoding 50S ribosomal protein L20 — encoded protein: MPRAKTRVSSRNRRKKIIKAAKGYFGKRKSCIRTAKDAVIRAGSYAYTGRKQKKRNFRSLWIMRINAAARQNGTTYAKLIDGLNQKGIVLNRKTLAHLAVHEPESFTNLIEQVKA